In Mya arenaria isolate MELC-2E11 chromosome 1, ASM2691426v1, the genomic stretch gctacattttcagcccaatGTCAAAAACTACTAATAATACACTGCCAGGCTACTGACAAGTCTTGGAAGGGGTTTACAGGTCTGCTTATAGTAGACTTCtttaaagttttctttaaatcttgACCCTTGTGTCAAATTTATATCTGCccaacagtttaaaccttttaacaGGTGAGCGAtctagggccatcatggccctcttgtttgttATTGCTATTTTTTCCTCCGTTCTATTCATTAAGCATCTTAGAAAAATGAAAGAGCGGTTCTCTGTTTTGTTGCCGATTTCAGCATGTCGTAGATCACTGAGCACCATGAatcattgaattaaatattttcttttgaatacTGCTAAAAGATGGCAGTctcatttaaaacatcaatatattgCTTCCCCAGGACACAGGACATTGACAACAAAACCACGAATACTTTTATTTACTAAAACAACAGATAAACCATTATATTATGTgatcaataaaaacacatttggcaCCCTATTTTGTAACTgagattattttgtatattgacATGTATtctaaacacacaaaaaatgcaaaaaacggTGATAaccattgaaaacaaatgtatatggaCAGCTGCAAATACGATATGGAcgcaatacaaacaaaactcCTATGCACAACAAATGAGACATATAGTCAGTCACTTGTTTGGTTCTCGACTACCTTGCGTCTGTATGATTCGAGATTCTGACGCCTTTCTTCAAAAATAAGTCCGTCATTCGCAAGGTTCATTGCCCTGTCTATGTATTGGACAGCAAGTCGTCTGTCAGTAGACTCCACTGCTCTGGCTTTGCAGACGTGAAACATCATTGCGCCTCTGGCTCGCATACTAGGCAAATACTCGGCCTCAATATGACCAAGATGAGAACATATTTGACTCCTATCTGCCGCTGTTGTCGGTATATCCTCTGTGTCGGCAAGGGTAAAGTCGACGTTAATTTTCATGCGAGTAAGACACATCTTTATCAGGAAGAACTCGGTAAAGAACATGTTTATGTCGGTGTCGAGGTTTTGTACTGAGCGCAGTCCCTTGTCACAATGTCTCAAGATTTCCATGTATATTTCGACCGTTGGACGTTTCTGAAACAATTTCCTGTAGACAAACACCATTCTATGATGAAACAGCGCTCGGATACTTGCATCGCTGCAGCCAATACACATCATTTCTACTTCATCCGCGTAATTCTTAACTGCTTGTAGGTCCCTCTCCTGTATCGCGGTCAACACGTGCCTGCCGTGGTATATTAAGTCAGCATAATAGGTGTTAACTCCACCCGGCAAGTTCCTCCGCATTTCTGATATAAGTCTGGCATTTCCGCTCAAGTTTTCGCTGAGCTGGACTCTTAACCTGACAATAACAATGTACAAATCCGATTCCTTTTGCAACTCCCTTTGATCCGTGATGGTAGCGAACTTTTGTTCAGACCGACGACACAAGCTCTCCAGGAGGTCCGCTCTGAAAATATTCTCATCTATGGAATGTTTGTGACGACCACACGGAGAGAGAACAAATAATATGGTTTGCAATGCAGTAGGCCCTCCCTTTTAAGATCGGCCAGGTCTTTGAGAACAAAACAACTGCATATTGTAACGTGCGAGCCTAATAAGGCCAAAAGAttccttcagagaaaagcatgctcgaccttGAAGGGGTCCACTGATCTTCATATatagtaaattctcaatccacacgaAGTACATCAACGTTCTATGAACGTACATGCACCtttaacggaatgttatactatgaacgcacatccgcctacACGGCGGACCGctattcaccagtcaattgttaccacgccccccaggtccggtgcGGAGACAGCCcggctggtaaaatccccgccaaatgacCCCGCACCCTATGGACCCTGGGTAGAGCCCACTCTCCGCTatttttgcgcgaagacaaaaccaccgcatttcacccggcactgcgaggccacctggaGTGTAAAaaacggcccatttccctggctattACCGGTATATCCCCATAcatggtggggggggggggggtacgtggttacaattgactggtacataacAATATGTCTTATAACAGTTGTGCTAaggaaattgttttaaacttaaaaagtCATATTTATTTCCGAACGTATTTATAACTAGTCAAACGAAACAATGAAATTCTCAAATAATGATCGAATAAGTGCCTTTAATCGTCCGTGGGATCCCAGATACTCATCACTCACACTGAACTAGATACCTATTACGTAATATCTTAAGAAAACGGTGAAAACATACATAGATAATTTAACAAGGCACGTGATTTTTCTTTGCTTTCCTAATGCAGTGAACACGTAGCAAAATCTTGATGAATCTAAATACGGGCTGCTAAATCAGCGACAAATTCAAAATGTTCCTTTGCTTGATAAGAAATACTAATAAACTCACATCGTACAGCTAATCATATGAAATTATTAAAGTAAAGTTCTATCTGGTATGCTTAGAAAGTTTTAGCACTTTTTATATACTAACAAACGCACTGTGTACTAAATTTGTGCCATTATCGATGTAGCTGTTGGGCGTTGACGAAACTTAATTTTCTTAATGTTTTTGGGATCCTAGCTACTAGTTATTTATAGATACGTGCATGTTTATAGATATAGTTTCTAGGACGTTCTCGACTTGTCTATTTTTGGTTCTCATTAATCACGATGACTAAATTTATAAACGCTCTACTTAACGGGGGTTTCTTTCGAAAAGTTACcctatatactagtatatacgTAAATTATTGGAATGCGCAAATTATAACTAGATTACCAATTGTCATTGGAAGCATGCACATCACGTAATCTTTGCGAGTTGCGTGTACATTTTGACACGCAAACCATGAACCTCGTCAAAATTATCCATTAAAACAACTCACATTAGCAGGAGGGTTGCAAAACTAATGGTAATATATAAGCCGAAATATTTCACCGCACTATTAGCACTTGATGCGATCATATCCCCTGGTCCCTTGTCTTTGGTGCAAGCTTCATTGGCCGCCATCATGTCTGGAACGAGTTCCCGCCAAAATGCAACTTCCCTGGCAAATTGTCGTGTTCCTATAGAGTCGGTCCTATCCAGTACAAGATGGCGCATGGAGTCTTGCTCGTACTCCGGCCACGTGATTGAGTCGTTCCCAGAGGGATTTCTAAAAATGAAAGACAATCAATTTGTCAATAGAGAATAAAGTTTACTTCGGAAGGGCATTGTCGAAGAATATTCAGTGGCGGTTCTACCGGGGGGGGGGCAGAGGGCCCGTGCCCCCCAGCGGACCGGCGAGTGATTAACGTCTGAGCCTGTTAAACCGCCGACCGTGGTTCGATTCCCCAAGCCGGCAAGatatcgttgttgttttttgaaaggtttatctcACATCAGTAAATgctatctttttaattcaattgatctGCCAGACATCATTGACAGTGAAGACAAATATTAATTCCATGTCATCATATGATTAAAATGAtgcattcaaaaaaagtttgatatgtttataattagttgtgcccccccccacccgcccccccacacacacacatttagAAAGTCCTGAGATTAGATTTTAGATTAGGCTGTTAACCACACCCACTTCCAGTGATCTCAGGAGCAATCGAGGAATGAAAGTTCAAGTGGTTTGGTGATTACATATTGTTCAGCTCATTTATTTGACAAGTAGCTGACATGTAGCTGTACtacagagttttttttattagagCATGTgacaattttcaaaatggaaGTTATCCTTAAACCTTGCCTTTTCTGAGGTTATTTAAGAACcggtatatttttaaaaagcacaaacTTTATTCCGCTGATATAAAACTAACATAAACTGTATTTGAATAGGTTGATTGACTTAAATGCTGCCTTTTTCTACATGTTAAATACCAGAGCGAGATTTGGATTCTCtccaaacaagaaaaaaatgtatgtttcaacAGTAAAAGCACTGCCATGCTTAAACAgaatattttgtcatattttcgcGCATTTCAAATACTACGATCCCTTCTTTTAAGTTCCAAACTCTCGGGCACGTGACGTTTAACTAAGAAAAGGGAGCATGTTCTAACGTGATCATTTTGAACGGCAAGatggaaataattattattgttaaatacatCGTAGACTTATTTCAATCTCAGTATGATGGCTTACTGCCTTGGTCGATAAACGCATATCAAAACAGAACTGCCAGGAGTTTTTTTAGTTTATAGGAGCTTTCCCTTTCATATCCGTGTTTTGTACGTGTACTTACTGTTTATATACGCAAAATATTACGCACTCTTACTCAACtaaacatgaacttattttgtaaatcaaacataattCAGATATGTTTCACAAACTGATATCATTAAACTCTTGAACATTCAAGTATGATTCTCAACTCCACAATGAACTCAGTTGAAATCTTGTGGTCTATATCAAACGTCTCGAGCTAAAGTTCAAGCCTTACCAGTCTTTAAAACTCAGGGTAGACTTAGTATAGTACGAGCAGTTTAATCCACATAGAGGGTAAAATACACATAATTTCAACGCACCCGTGTTTTGCAAAGTTTGTCCAGAAGGTCATCATGCGTTCAGAGAGGTCGAGTTCCCAAGCAGGCGGTTGATAGTCGTCCATGTTGAATGCCTTCTTATAATCTATCTGGTAACTGGAAACGAACTTGATTATATAATAGgcttattagtactgcgttttgatccgggaggttgtattcgagtCGAGTCGGGttttttttgcagattcggatatCACGAGCCGAGTgcaatcaaaatctgcaaaaatccacgagagtcgaatacgacaacGCATTACTGGTAAGATCACATAAAGactacatgttttcataataaatgtcattttaacgacgcactattttgtcGTATGACGtaattttaacatcgcgcaacgatacttgttatgacgtgacgtcacaagagtggaatacggccgtattgcactggagtggaatacggactaccgtattttgcggtatgtattgcgtgtggatttatgatgggtatataataattatttatatatatatgtaagcaGAGTCAGCTTGTTTGAGTATGCAGTTGTCACAGTTAAAAActaattaaactatatataattatatatatatatggagtTAGAGGACATTTGAAAAAGACGCATTTTGTAGGGGAAAAGAATATTCGGTTAAGCGAGAGTTTTCACTGACGTGACTATTATGACTTTGACAATGGCCAATAGCACCGATTAAAACGGTAATTGGGTAACGAAATCTGCATTAAATGGAACTCTCTTATCAACGATCGCACCGCATAATCACTTTTTCGAAACAGAATCTCTCAGGGTAGTTTTGGCTTATgatgtataataaattatacGAAAAAGTAGAAAGACAAAGATTATTTGAATTTGCCAGTTTTTcaacattgatttaaatttatgGTATTACCACAGTATCAAAGCAAAATTCGTGATCGCACTATTTATGGCGTACGTTCGGTTATAAGATGGTACTTACTGACAGTATATATCGAATTTTAGACGTACCCAAACAGAGGTGCTAGTTCATCTCCATGATTGGCTGTTGTCGCCCAATCAGCTGTCTGTAAAAGATGTTGATCAATGTTTGCTTCAAAACTGTATACCCACGTCCTTGACCCCTCGCCATCAGCGCGAAGTGTTCGCAGGTGCATACTATCTACGTTATACGTAACATCTCCAGCGTACTTGACAAACATTCGTGTCGCGTCTTCTGGGTCAACCCAGTTGGTATATTCATGGGCGATTACTTTCTGAACATCGTGGGGTACTTCCTGAGCAGGGTACATATATGGGAGATATTTTGGTATATAATCATTGTCCATCATTTCTTTGGTTACGATCATGTCGTTGAGTGGAGCGTTTAAGATCTCAAGAAAGGTTGAAAGTCCTTCGTTACCGTTCACACCGTTCATATATCTTAAAGACTGCATGAATTCGACTTCATCgttttgacgattttttatGTCATCTTGAACTGTGTCAAGGTGAAACCGCTTGATTATTTCGCCGTCAATCGTTTCCTTAAATGAGATTTCTTCATATTTGCTAATGTCCGTAATAAATTGTAGCTGAACTTTATAACATCTTCAGCTTTAGTGTTGTTCAAACAATCGAAAACCTCATCTGCTGTGCTCGGATAACACCCTAAATACTCCGCTAAAGCGGCTTGAGGAGCAGCGGACCCGAATTTAGACCTAGCGGCCCCACTCTGAGAAATGGCCTGCTGAAATAAACCTTCTTTCGACGGATACATACTATGAATGTTTACACTCACGGCTCCAGCAGATTCTCCGAATATAGTAATTCTGTCAACATCCCCTCCGAAACTCCCAATATTCTCCTTTACCCAGATCATAGCCTGGCGTTGATCCCATAGTCCCATATTACCCTGGGCGCGTTCGTCTCCGATATTCAGAAAACCAAAAACGCCTAGCCTATAATTGATGGTCACAGCTATAACGTTTCCATACGCTGCTAGAACTTCAACGACAGAGAGTTGACCAGCCCCGTAATTAAGTCCTCCTCCGTGAATCCAGATCATAATGGCGTGCCCTTCAAGGCGATCCGAAGCGGTAGCAGGAACGTAAACGTTTAGAAAAAGACAGTCCTCATTGACAGAATACTTTGCAAATGGTGGATATTCAATTTGTGGACAAGAGGATCCGAAGTCAGAAGCGTTAAATGGTGATGCGAGATCCCCATATGGAACCGGGCGTTTGAACCTGAGTTCTCCAACTGGTGGCTTAGCATAAGGAATTCCTAAGTAAGCGTTGACGGTGTATGTTTTATTCCTGAATGTCTTTTCACGTTGTATACCTTGAATTGTCCCAATCTTTGTTTCCAGAATAGGTCCTTCACAGTAACAGCCAATGATgagaacaaaaaataagaacactaatttta encodes the following:
- the LOC128233667 gene encoding uncharacterized protein LOC128233667, which encodes MRRNLPGGVNTYYADLIYHGRHVLTAIQERDLQAVKNYADEVEMMCIGCSDASIRALFHHRMVFVYRKLFQKRPTVEIYMEILRHCDKGLRSVQNLDTDINMFFTEFFLIKMCLTRMKINVDFTLADTEDIPTTAADRSQICSHLGHIEAEYLPSMRARGAMMFHVCKARAVESTDRRLAVQYIDRAMNLANDGLIFEERRQNLESYRRKVVENQTSD
- the LOC128233492 gene encoding carboxylesterase 1E-like isoform X1 — encoded protein: MQSLRYMNGVNGNEGLSTFLEILNAPLNDMIVTKEMMDNDYIPKYLPYMYPAQEVPHDVQKVIAHEYTNWVDPEDATRMFVKYAGDVTYNVDSMHLRTLRADGEGSRTWVYSFEANIDQHLLQTADWATTANHGDELAPLFGYQIDYKKAFNMDDYQPPAWELDLSERMMTFWTNFAKHGNPSGNDSITWPEYEQDSMRHLVLDRTDSIGTRQFAREVAFWRELVPDMMAANEACTKDKGPGDMIASSANKRTSWRACVVGLNKSSLPSRIKGSCKRNRICTLLLSG
- the LOC128233492 gene encoding carboxylesterase 1E-like isoform X2; amino-acid sequence: MQSLRYMNGVNGNEGLSTFLEILNAPLNDMIVTKEMMDNDYIPKYLPYMYPAQEVPHDVQKVIAHEYTNWVDPEDATRMFVKYAGDVTYNVDSMHLRTLRADGEGSRTWVYSFEANIDQHLLQTADWATTANHGDELAPLFGYQIDYKKAFNMDDYQPPAWELDLSERMMTFWTNFAKHGNPSGNDSITWPEYEQDSMRHLVLDRTDSIGTRQFAREVAFWRELVPDMMAANEACTKDKGPGDMIASSANSAVKYFGLYITISFATLLLM